Below is a genomic region from Armatimonadota bacterium.
TTCGGCCCGCAGCCGGGCGCAGTCCTTTATGCGGATGCGCGGCCCTCGCACCTCAATCAGGCCGTCCGTCCGGAGCTGCCTGAAGGTCCGGGAAAGGGTCTCGCTCGCGGTGCCGAGCAGCCGGGCCAGCTCTCCCTTCTTGACCGCGAGGGTGACAACGCAGACCTGCCCCCCGGCGCAGTTGGCGCACAGGTACCGCGCCAGACGCTGGCGCACGGTGCGCAGCCCGAGGCTCTCCAGGCGGCCGCCCAGAAGCAGGCACTTGCGCGCCAGCAGCTCGATGAAGAAGCGCGCGGCTTCAGGGTGGGTATCGATTGCGCGAAGCACGTTCGCGGCGCTGTAGGAAAGCGCGTGCGTCTGGGCCACGGCCTGGGCGTTGAACGGATAGCGGCCGCCGGCGAACGCCACCGCCTCGCCGAGGAAGTCGCCAGGGCCGAACCTCGCCACCTCGAGCTCCCTGCCCTGCTCGTCCACCTTGTAGACGCGCACGCCGCCGGAGGTTACATAGAAGAACTCCGCAGCCGGCGATCCTGCCTGGAACAGCAGGGCCCCCGCCGGGTAGCCGCGGGGAACGCCCAAGGACTCGATACCAGGACCGGGTCTGCTCATGGCCGCATCGTGGTCATTCGCCGGTGGGCCGCGTGCTTACCTTCCCGAAGCAGAGGGGGTAGAATGACTATCTGATGACGCGTAGCGGCTACTCGCGCCCGATTGTCCGGGACATCCTCTTGGTATCGCTGGCATGCCTCGTCGCCATCCCCCTGTACGGACGCATCGAACCTGATTCGGCGCGTTTCGCGAAATGGGACTTACATCTGTACCGGAGAATGGCTGACGCTGCGCCGGGACTCGCGCTTGACGTACGGCCCCCCTTTGTCTACCGGATCCTGGGTCCGTACGTGTCCGGAATCCTCCCCATGGAGAGGGATTCCGCATTTCTGCTGGTGACGCTCAGCGCGGCCCTGCTCGTCCCCTTGATGTTGTACCTGCTGCTCTGCAGGGCCGGGGTCAGATCCAGGAACGCGGCCCTTGCTGCTGTTCTTCTGGTCTTCAACAAATGGCTGTTCGGGTTCGCCGTCTGGGACTACTTCCAGACAGGTGACCTGCTCTCGCTGCTCTCGATAATGCTCCTGCTCTGGGCTGCCTACACGAGCAGGTGGCCGGCATTCGGCCTGATCCTCGCCCTCGGTGTCTTGACGCGGGAGACTGTCATCCTTGCCCCTCTCGTTGTCCTGGTG
It encodes:
- a CDS encoding Crp/Fnr family transcriptional regulator, which produces MSRPGPGIESLGVPRGYPAGALLFQAGSPAAEFFYVTSGGVRVYKVDEQGRELEVARFGPGDFLGEAVAFAGGRYPFNAQAVAQTHALSYSAANVLRAIDTHPEAARFFIELLARKCLLLGGRLESLGLRTVRQRLARYLCANCAGGQVCVVTLAVKKGELARLLGTASETLSRTFRQLRTDGLIEVRGPRIRIKDCARLRAEAGE